The Pseudomonas sp. FP2309 genomic sequence CTGTCGCAATGAAGGGATTCTGCCCGGTGGCTTGAAGGTCAAGCGCCGCGCCGCGGCCCTGCATCGCCAGTTGTGCAAAAACCCGGAATCGGCGTTGCGCGACCCGTTGTCAGTGCTCGATTGGGTCAACCTGTACGCCCTGGCGGTCAACGAAGAAAACGCCAATGGCGGGCGCGTGGTGACGGCGCCCACCAACGGCGCGGCCGGAATTGTGCCGGCGGTGCTGCATTACTACATGCGCTTTATCCCCGGCGCCAACGAAGACGGGGTGGTGCGCTTTCTGCTCACTGCCGCCGCCATCGGCATTTTGTACAAGGAAAACGCCTCAATCTCCGGCGCCGAAGTCGGCTGCCAGGGTGAAGTCGGCGTGGCCTGCTCCATGGCCGCAGGCGCGCTGTGCGAAGTTTTGGGCGGCAGCGTGTCCCAGGTGGAGAACGCCGCCGAGATCGGTATGGAACACAACCTCGGCCTGACGTGCGACCCGATTGGCGGCCTGGTGCAGGTGCCCTGCATCGAGCGCAACGCCATGGGTTCGGTCAAGGCCATCAATGCAGTGCGCATGGCCTTGCGCGGCGATGGGCAGCACTTTGTATCCCTCGACAAGGTCATCCGCACCATGCGCCAGACCGGCGCCGACATGAAAAGCAAATACAAGGAAACCGCCCGTGGCGGTTTGGCGGTCAACATTATCGAGTGCTGACGCCTACGGCGCGCCAGCACGTTTTTCAGGAGCTGAATATGTCCACCGAAACCCTGTTGAAAACCCCATTGCATGCCCTGCACATCGAACTGGGCGCGCGCATGGTGCCCTTCGCCGGCTACGACATGCCGGTGCAATACCCGCTGGGCGTGATGAAGGAGCACTTGCACACCCGTGATCAGGCCGGGTTGTTCGATGTGTCTCACATGGGCCAGATCCGCCTGACCGGCGCCAACGCCGCCAAAGCCCTGGAAACCCTGGTGCCCGTCGACATTATCGACCTGCCGGTGGGCATGCAGCGCTACGCCATGTTCACCAACGAAAACGGCGGCATCCTTGACGACCTGATGGTCGCCAACCTGGGCAATGACGAGTTGTTCCTGGTGGTCAACGCCGCCTGCAAGGATCAGGACCTGGCACACTTGCGCCAACACATCGGCGATCAATGCACCATCGAGCCGCTGTTCGAAGAGCGCGCCCTGCTGGCCCTGCAAGGCCCGGCGGCGGTGAAAGTGCTCGCGCGCCTGGCACCGCAAGCCAGCAAGATGACATTTATGCAGTTCGCCTCGCTGCGCCTGCTGGGTGTGGACTGCTACGTAAGCCGCTCGGGTTACACCGGTGAAGACGGCTTTGAAATCTCCGTGCCTGCCGCCAACGCCGAAAGCCTCGCCCGCAGTCTGCTGGCCGAGACCGAAGTACAAGCCATCGGCCTGGGCGCCCGCGACTCGCTGCGCCTGGAAGCCGGCCTGTGCCTGTACGGCCACGACATGAACAGCGAGACCACACCGATCGAAGCCAGCCTGTTGTGGGCCATCTCCAAGGCCCGTCGTACCGATGGCGCGCGCGCTGGTGGTTTCCCCGGTGCCGACCGCATCTTCACCCAACAGCAGACCGGCGTGAGCCGCAAGCGTGTGGGCCTGCTGCCGCAAGAGCGCACGCCGGTACGTGAAGGCGCAGAGATCGTCGACGAACACGGCACCGTCATCGGCAGCGTGTGCAGCGGCGGCTTTGGCCCGAGCCTGGGTGGCCCGCTGGCCATGGGTTACCTGGACAGCGCGTTCACGGCGCTGGACACCGAGGTTTCTGCGCTGGTGCGTGGGAAAAAGGTGCCTCTTCGTGTAAGTAAAATGCCATTCGTGCCACAGCGTTACTTCCGCGGTTGATTTGACTGTTCCTATAAGTAACGCAGTTGCGAAAACGTGCACTAATCTGTAACGCAACCGCCATAAAACAGTGCACCCACGATAGTCATTGTTATAGGGATTAACCTATAACAAGTGACCCGTTCTATCGAATAAGGCTAGTGCAGATTATTCCGCGAAGTGTCACCAAGCCCCGCAAAACCTGAGGTTTTGCGGGGCTTGTTTTTTCCATATTAGTTGGCGTAGAGTTTGCCCACTGTGTTTGCATGGGTCGCTTGGAACCTGGACCTGGGCAGTAGCTGAAGTAGTTGTGCTACAACCCGTTCGACGTCTCTTACTTTCCTGCAACCCAGCCCAGTACTCTTTCATGTGAAAGGGGCTGTCATTAATTTTTAGCGTCAAGGAAATAAGAAAATGTCCCAACGTCAGAGCGGTACCGTCAAGTGGTTTAACGACGAGAAAGGGTTTGGTTTTATCACTCCAGAAAGCGGTCCGGATCTGTTCGTGCATTTCCGCGCTATTCAGGGCAACGGCTTCAAGAGCCTCAAAGAAGGCCAGAAAGTGACTTTCGTTGCGGTGCAGGGCCAAAAAGGCATGCAGGCAGACGAAGTACAAGCAGAAGCCTGATTCTTTCTGCGACAAAAAGCCCCTGATATGACATCAGGGGCTTTTTTATGGGCGCGATTCCGTAAACTGCGTCTTTTATTCCGAGAGCCCTGCCATGTCCAAACCCTTGCTGAGCCCCCAAGGCGACTTCCCCGCCGTTGGCCTGGGCCGTCGTCTGGCAGCGATGTTCTACGATTTCCTGCTGTGCACCGCCCTGCTGATCGTCACCGCGTTTATCTACAAACTGATTTGGATCGCGTTCGTCGGCGAAGCCAAAATGCGCAGCCTCACCGAATCCGGCGCACTGGACGGCGACCCGTTGCTGTCGACGATTTTATTGTTCGTGCTGTTTGGCTTCTTCGCCAAGTTCTGGACCCATTCCGGTCAGACCCTGGGCATGCAGGTGTGGGGCGTGCGCGTGCAGAATGCCGACGGCTCGCGCATCAGCCTGTGGCAGGCGCTGCTGCGCTTTGTGGTGTCGATTGCGTCGTGGTTGTGCGTGGGGCTGGGCTTTGTCTGGTCACTGTTCGACAAGCACAAACGCAGCTGGCATGACATTTATTCGGATACGCAGTTGGTGCGGATTCCGAAACAGAAGAAGTAATCAGGGCGATGCCAATCAAGGGTGGGAGGCGACTTCCCCCCACCCTATTTAATGCATTCAGCCGAAGTCAGGCGTTGCCCGCCAGCTTGAGGCGCGCTGCCTGGGTGAAATCCAGCATGCGCTTGAGCGGGCGCACAGCGTGAGGGATCACCGAAGGCTCGACGAAGATCTCGTTACTGCCCTCACGCAGGCACTGCAAGGTGCGCTCCAGCGTGTTCATCGCCATCCACGGGCAATGTGCACAACTGCGGCACGCGGCACCGTTGCCGGCCGTAGGCGCCTCGACGAAGACCTTGTCCGGGCACAGCTGCTGCATCTTGTAGAAGATGCCGCGGTCGGTGGCGACGATAAAGGTCTTGTTCGGCAGACGCTGCGCTGCGGCGATCAGTTGGCTGGTGGAGCCTACCGCGTCAGCCAGCTCGATCACCGAGGTCGGGGATTCAGGGTGCACCAGAATCGCCGCATCCGGGTAGAGCGCCTTCATGTCTTCCAACTGCTTGGACTTGAATTCTTCGTGGACGATGCACGCACCGTCCCACAGCAACATGTCGGCGCCGGTCTGGCGCTGGATGTAGGTGCCCAGGTGTTTGTCCGGGCCCCAGATGATGGTCTCGCCGTTGTCCATCAGGCTTTCGACGATTTCCAGCGCACAGCTGGAGGTCACCACCCAATCGGCCCGCGCTTTAACCGCCGCCGAGGTGTTGGCGTACACCACCACGGTGCGCTCGGGATGCTGGTCGCAGAATGCCGAAAACTCATCCACCGGGCAGCCAAGATCCAGGGAGCACGTGGCTTCCAGGGTTGGCATGAGGATGCGTTTTTCGGGGGTGAGGATTTTGGCGGTCTCGCCCATGAAACGCACACCGGCGACCAGTACGGTCTTGGCCGGGTGGGCGGCGCCGAAGCGGGCCATTTCCAGGGAGTCGGAGACACAGCCGCCAGTTTCTTCGGCCAGGGCCTGAATCACCGGATCGCAATAAAAGTGCGCCACCAGCACCGCGTCCTGAGCCTTGAGCTCGGCGGCGATGGCGGTACGCAGGCTTGCCTCTTCCTCGGCGCTTAGCGCCTTGGGCTGCTTGGCATCGAGGTGGGCTTGAACCAGTAGGCGTTCGGAAATGTGCGTCATGTTCGCAAGACCTGCAGGCGCAGTTGCGCGAAAGTCGAGTGTACCACCGGCTCTGGAGCCCTTCGGGCGCCGCCGGACGAAGTGATTGTGTTCATCAAGCACGGGTAAAGGTGAAGCTGCGCAAGGCTACAGAATATCGAATGGATTCAAAAGCCTAATCTGGTATTCGCGGGTGCGTCTTTCAGGCAAAAAAAACGGGAAGCCCCTGCGCTGGGGCTTCCCGTTTTCGTCTGTGCCCTCAGCGTGTCAGCGCAGTGGGGTCCTGCTGCAACATGACTGATTCATGCATCTTCGCCAGGGCGTCCTTCAAGGTAGCCTCCTCCAAAGCATCCTTGGACTTTTTGCTTTCCTTGGCCGCATATTCCAGCAACACCACGTAGTCATGGCTGACCGAGGCCTGCTTGGGCACGAAGGTCTCGTCCACCAACTTGCCCAATACGTATTTCTGAGTGCGGGTCGCCTGGCTGGCCTCCTGGGAAACCGAAGCGTTGATCAACTGGCCGTCTTTGTAAGACAGGTTGGCCGACGTGCTGGCTTTGTCCTCAACCTGGACGTAGAGGTAGTTTTGCGAGTTTTCATCGCGCGTCAGACCGGGATTTTTACTGCCATCAAGGCCCTTATGGTAACTGGCCGACAGGCTCGACTGCTGGTCCTGGGTAACGCTGCGATCCAACTGGCTACTGCCGCTGACCCGGGTCTTTTGCGACACGTTGTAAGCAAAACTGTCGACTTCAGACGGGCGCATCGGGTTGGACGATTCGCTGACCTGCTTGATGGAGGCCTTGAAGTCCGCCAGGCCAGTCAGTATGCCCTGGTCGGTCGGGTTGCGCGTGAGTGCTTCGGGGAGGCCGACGCCCTGGGGGTAGTTGCTGTTCATGGCGCTGAATGCGTCCTTGAACAGGGTCATCAGCTCGGCCTTGGCGTTGCCACGCTCCTGCACACGATCAAATTGAGCCAGGTAGCTACTCAAGGCCTTGGCCTGTTGCTGGGCATTGCCCAGGATCGCGGCGTTTTTCAGGTCCACGGCCAGGCTCACTTCGCCGCTTGGGCCACTCATGCGCGTGGTGCGGCTTTGTGTATCCGCGTGGAAGGCCAGGGTCTGGTTCTGCCCTTCCAGCGTCTTCAGTTTGGCGTTGAGATCCACCGACGCCAATACCTTCGAGTCAAACGTGGTCAGTTTGCCCAGATCAAGTTTGGGCGGCGTTGCGCCAAGGCCATCGATCGCCGCCTGGAAGGCGCTGCCTAATTGGCCAACGGCCTTGAGCTCGTCATCGCTCAGGCTGCCACCCTCGACCGTTGCCTTTACGCCCAGGCCATCGTTCTGGCTGGACAGGCTGAAAGTGACGGTTTTTCCGCTGGCCGTCTTGATGCTGAGGCTGACCTGGTTGTCGGCCTTGCTGTGCAGCAGCGATTGGTCGACTCGCATCTCGCCGGCATTTTGCGCGCGGTCGGCGCTCGCATAGAGCACAGACTGGGAAATTTCCGTGCCGCCCTTGGCGAACTGCTCTATCAGGCTCGCACCGAGGCCACTGAAGCGACTGGCCGCGGACAGCGCGTTGAAGTTGGTATTAATCGTCTTGCTGAGGGCGTCCTGGCTGGTGTTCTCCCACGCTCGCACGAGCTCCTGGCCAGGCAGTTGCCCGCGGCGCGAATAAGTATCGGATAGCGTGTCGGACACCACATTGCCCAGGCTGACCACCGACGAAGGGCGGGCAACGGCGCCAGCGGCGTTCTGCACCACACTGACGGGGGCAGGTTCGATAGGCCGAATAGCGCGTGCGATGGCGGAACTGATAGGCGAAAGCGTCGTCATGACAATCCCTGTCTTGAGGTGAACGAACTCGATTTAACACAAACCCTCGGACGCGAGGCAAGCGATAAAAAAATCACTGATGAAGCGTCGAACTCAATGACGCCATATTAGCTGCACCTGCCGGCGCAGCGAGGCACTGATATCGGGCGTCCTCGAGGCTGCTTTCAAACTGTTCAAGGCCATCGTAGAGGCTTTGCAAATTTTGGATTCGGGTTATCAGCTCGTGTTTTTTATCTGCAATGGCCTTGCAGGCCAATTCCCAGGGCAGTGCCTGCCCCCGGTGATCCTGAAGGATCGCCTGCATTTCCTTGAGTTTGAAGCCCAGTTGCTGAGCGCATTTGATGAACATCAGCAACTCGACACTTTGCTGGTTGTAAACCCGATACTTACCTTCACGCACGGGCGGCGGCAGTAAGCCGATGTTCTCGTAATGGCGGATCGTCTTAACAGTGGTGCCCGACAGCAGGGCGGCTTTGCCGATATACATGAAAAGTCCCTATCACGGCGCAGGAATGGGCGCACGAGGGCGCATCGCATCTTCACACATGTGTCCGGGATCGGGAACCTGAGGACCTCAACGCTCGGCGATCGCCTGCGCGTGCTTGAGCCAGGCTTCTCGCCGGGCCAGACCGGAACCCAAAATTGGTCCGAACATCAGGGTTTTCAGCGGCTTGATACCGCAGAACGCCAGCGTGGTTGTGCGCACCTGGTGCACGCCCGGCATGCGATAAACCCACTTGTAATACCAGGGAGGCGTATCCATCGTGACCAGCAGGTGGGCCGTCCTCCCCTTTAACAGCTTATCGGGAAAGGCTTTGCCTTCACGGTACTTGAAGGCAAAACCAGGCAGGAACGTCCGGTCGAAAAAGCCTTTCATCAGCGCCGGAATAGCACCCCACCAGATGGGGTAGACAAATGCCAGGTGTTGCGCCCACGTGATATCGACCTGAGCCTGGAGCAGATCGGGTTCCAGCGGCTGGATCCGGTTGTAGCCCTCATGCAGCACGGGATCGAAGTTCAGCGCCCCCACTCGCAGCAGACGCACCTCATGCCCGGCACGTATTGCGGCTTGCACATACGCGCCGGCCAATGCGCCGCAAAAGCTGTCGGCGCAGGGATGTCCCAGAATTACCAATACTCGCTTGCCCATCATCACTTCACCCTGAACGTTGGACGCCCAGAATAGGGTGTGCCCTTAACGGGAGAGTCAACAGGAGGGTTGTCGGCGGGTATTGGCGGCATGCGCCGAGATGGGGTTGCGATGGGCCTGAACAGGCGATTTTTTCGTGACACTCAGTGCGTTGCGCACTCGCCAAATCCCAGGCAAAAAAAAACCCGGAAATCCTCACTTGCGTGGGCCTTCCGGATTTTCTAAACCGCCAAAAATGGTGGGTCGTGTGGGATTCGAACCTACGACCAATTGGTTAAAAGCCAACTGCTCTACCAACTGAGCTAACGACCCGCTGTGTGGTGGCGCGTATAATACTGATTTCTAAGGATTATTCAACACCTTATTTGAAATAAATCAGAAATAACGCGTTGGGTCCGTAATTCCGGCCATTTTGAAGCCCTCGGCACGCAGTCGGCAGGCGTCGCATTGCCCACACGCACGACCGGCATCGTCTGCCTGATAGCAGGAAACAGTCTGCGAAAAATCCACGCCTAGTCCTACGCCCGCCTTCACGATGTCTGACTTGCTCAGGTTCTGCAGCGGCGCCCGAATACGAAACCCCTGCCCTTCTACCCCGGCCTTTGTCGCCAGGTTGGCCATGCGTTCGAACGCCTCGACGTATTCCGCACGGCAGTCCGGGTAGCCATTGTAATCAAGGGCGTTCACGCCGATAAATATATCGCGGGCATTCAGCACTTCGGCCCAGCCCAGGGCCAGTGACAGGAACACCGTATTGCGCGCCGGTACGTACGTGACCGGAATGCCCTGGATAGGCGCCAGCGGCACGTCGATAGCGCTTTCAGTCAGGGCAGAGCCGCCGATGCCGGTGAGGTTCAGGCCAATCACTTTGTGCTCCACCACACCAAGGTCATGGGCGACACGCGCGGCGGCATTCAATTCGGCGCGGTGGCGCTGGCCGTAGTCAAAGCTCATGGTGTAGCAGCTGTAGCCGTCAGCACGGACTATGGCCACCAGCGTGGCGGAGTCGAGGCCGCCGGACAGCAGGATGACCGCGCGCTTTTGCTCGCTCATCTCAGCGCCCCGGCTCGTCGTTCCACAGGTATTTATGCAACTGCAATTGCAGGCGTACCGGCAGATTGTCGGCCACGACCCAGTCAGCCAGGTCGCGGGCATTGAGGTCATGATGGCTCGGAGAGAACAGCACCTCGCCGGCGCGACGGTCGAGACCGTACTGGATCAACTTGGAGGCCGCCCAGTCATAGTCGTCGCGCGAACAGATAACGAACTTGACCTGATCGTTGGCCGTCAGCAAGTCCATGTTGTCATAGAGGTTGCGGTGCGCCTCCTTGGAACCCGGGGTCTTGAGGTCGACCACGCGGCTGACGCGTGGGTCGACCGCCGAGATGTCCAGGGCACCACTGGTTTCAAGGGACACTTCATAACCGGCATCACACAGCCGCTTGAGCAGCGCAATGGCATTGGGCTGGGCCAACGGCTCGCCCCCGGTCACGCAGACGTAGCGCGGCTTGAAGCCAGCAACCTGCTCGAGGATGTCGTCCAGGGTGCGCACGGTGCCACCACTGAAGGCATAGGCGCTGTCACAGTATTGGCAACGCAACGGGCAACCGGTGAGGCGCACAAATACGGTGGGCAGCCCAGCGGTTCGCGTTTCACCCTGCAACGAGTAAAAAACTTCGGTAATACGTAATGTGTCTTGCATAGTCGCCACGGGCGTAACAGCTAAACAGGCTGTCCGCCTCCGTCAGGCACTTAGAGGAACCCCGCCAACGCGCAGGCCCCAAAAAGCGTGTTTCATAAAAGGGCGTGGATTCTAACGAAAAAACCCGCGCCAGGCGCGGGTTTCTTCTAAACGGGCTGCGCTGCTTACAAACGTTGCAGATCCCGTTGAGCCAACTGAGCAGCGGAAGTCCCCGGATATTG encodes the following:
- a CDS encoding MerR family transcriptional regulator — protein: MYIGKAALLSGTTVKTIRHYENIGLLPPPVREGKYRVYNQQSVELLMFIKCAQQLGFKLKEMQAILQDHRGQALPWELACKAIADKKHELITRIQNLQSLYDGLEQFESSLEDARYQCLAAPAGAANMASLSSTLHQ
- the nadA gene encoding quinolinate synthase NadA; this translates as MTHISERLLVQAHLDAKQPKALSAEEEASLRTAIAAELKAQDAVLVAHFYCDPVIQALAEETGGCVSDSLEMARFGAAHPAKTVLVAGVRFMGETAKILTPEKRILMPTLEATCSLDLGCPVDEFSAFCDQHPERTVVVYANTSAAVKARADWVVTSSCALEIVESLMDNGETIIWGPDKHLGTYIQRQTGADMLLWDGACIVHEEFKSKQLEDMKALYPDAAILVHPESPTSVIELADAVGSTSQLIAAAQRLPNKTFIVATDRGIFYKMQQLCPDKVFVEAPTAGNGAACRSCAHCPWMAMNTLERTLQCLREGSNEIFVEPSVIPHAVRPLKRMLDFTQAARLKLAGNA
- a CDS encoding lactate dehydrogenase, with translation MTTLSPISSAIARAIRPIEPAPVSVVQNAAGAVARPSSVVSLGNVVSDTLSDTYSRRGQLPGQELVRAWENTSQDALSKTINTNFNALSAASRFSGLGASLIEQFAKGGTEISQSVLYASADRAQNAGEMRVDQSLLHSKADNQVSLSIKTASGKTVTFSLSSQNDGLGVKATVEGGSLSDDELKAVGQLGSAFQAAIDGLGATPPKLDLGKLTTFDSKVLASVDLNAKLKTLEGQNQTLAFHADTQSRTTRMSGPSGEVSLAVDLKNAAILGNAQQQAKALSSYLAQFDRVQERGNAKAELMTLFKDAFSAMNSNYPQGVGLPEALTRNPTDQGILTGLADFKASIKQVSESSNPMRPSEVDSFAYNVSQKTRVSGSSQLDRSVTQDQQSSLSASYHKGLDGSKNPGLTRDENSQNYLYVQVEDKASTSANLSYKDGQLINASVSQEASQATRTQKYVLGKLVDETFVPKQASVSHDYVVLLEYAAKESKKSKDALEEATLKDALAKMHESVMLQQDPTALTR
- a CDS encoding cold-shock protein; protein product: MSQRQSGTVKWFNDEKGFGFITPESGPDLFVHFRAIQGNGFKSLKEGQKVTFVAVQGQKGMQADEVQAEA
- the gcvT gene encoding glycine cleavage system aminomethyltransferase GcvT; the protein is MSTETLLKTPLHALHIELGARMVPFAGYDMPVQYPLGVMKEHLHTRDQAGLFDVSHMGQIRLTGANAAKALETLVPVDIIDLPVGMQRYAMFTNENGGILDDLMVANLGNDELFLVVNAACKDQDLAHLRQHIGDQCTIEPLFEERALLALQGPAAVKVLARLAPQASKMTFMQFASLRLLGVDCYVSRSGYTGEDGFEISVPAANAESLARSLLAETEVQAIGLGARDSLRLEAGLCLYGHDMNSETTPIEASLLWAISKARRTDGARAGGFPGADRIFTQQQTGVSRKRVGLLPQERTPVREGAEIVDEHGTVIGSVCSGGFGPSLGGPLAMGYLDSAFTALDTEVSALVRGKKVPLRVSKMPFVPQRYFRG
- the queE gene encoding 7-carboxy-7-deazaguanine synthase QueE, with translation MQDTLRITEVFYSLQGETRTAGLPTVFVRLTGCPLRCQYCDSAYAFSGGTVRTLDDILEQVAGFKPRYVCVTGGEPLAQPNAIALLKRLCDAGYEVSLETSGALDISAVDPRVSRVVDLKTPGSKEAHRNLYDNMDLLTANDQVKFVICSRDDYDWAASKLIQYGLDRRAGEVLFSPSHHDLNARDLADWVVADNLPVRLQLQLHKYLWNDEPGR
- a CDS encoding L-serine ammonia-lyase, which gives rise to MSLSVFDLFKIGIGPSSSHTVGPMRAAARFVEGLKRDNLLSSTTGLKVELYGSLGATGKGHGSDKAVLLGLEGEHPDTVNTETVAARLAQMRSDGRLNLLGEHSIAFNEKEHLAMIRKPLAYHPNGMIFRAFDAAGIQIRSREYYSVGGGFVVDEDAAGADRIVEDATPLTFPFKHAKDLLGHCTTYGLSISQVMLTNESAWRPEAETRSGLLKIWQVMQDCVDAGCRNEGILPGGLKVKRRAAALHRQLCKNPESALRDPLSVLDWVNLYALAVNEENANGGRVVTAPTNGAAGIVPAVLHYYMRFIPGANEDGVVRFLLTAAAIGILYKENASISGAEVGCQGEVGVACSMAAGALCEVLGGSVSQVENAAEIGMEHNLGLTCDPIGGLVQVPCIERNAMGSVKAINAVRMALRGDGQHFVSLDKVIRTMRQTGADMKSKYKETARGGLAVNIIEC
- a CDS encoding RDD family protein, with the protein product MSKPLLSPQGDFPAVGLGRRLAAMFYDFLLCTALLIVTAFIYKLIWIAFVGEAKMRSLTESGALDGDPLLSTILLFVLFGFFAKFWTHSGQTLGMQVWGVRVQNADGSRISLWQALLRFVVSIASWLCVGLGFVWSLFDKHKRSWHDIYSDTQLVRIPKQKK
- the queC gene encoding 7-cyano-7-deazaguanine synthase QueC — translated: MSEQKRAVILLSGGLDSATLVAIVRADGYSCYTMSFDYGQRHRAELNAAARVAHDLGVVEHKVIGLNLTGIGGSALTESAIDVPLAPIQGIPVTYVPARNTVFLSLALGWAEVLNARDIFIGVNALDYNGYPDCRAEYVEAFERMANLATKAGVEGQGFRIRAPLQNLSKSDIVKAGVGLGVDFSQTVSCYQADDAGRACGQCDACRLRAEGFKMAGITDPTRYF
- a CDS encoding NAD(P)H-dependent oxidoreductase — protein: MGKRVLVILGHPCADSFCGALAGAYVQAAIRAGHEVRLLRVGALNFDPVLHEGYNRIQPLEPDLLQAQVDITWAQHLAFVYPIWWGAIPALMKGFFDRTFLPGFAFKYREGKAFPDKLLKGRTAHLLVTMDTPPWYYKWVYRMPGVHQVRTTTLAFCGIKPLKTLMFGPILGSGLARREAWLKHAQAIAER